In Longimicrobiaceae bacterium, one genomic interval encodes:
- a CDS encoding glycosyltransferase family 2 protein, translated as MSQPSALLSPDRPPHAAGGGSLAPVVPEALRRDFAVLVPAFDEVDNIPALFRELRETFARHGLAGEIILVDDGSKDGTFEAALRESAGMERVKVLRHRRNRGKTEAMVTGAHAAEAEYLVLFDADLQHSPEEIPRFLAKLGEGWDIVTGRKVGQYEKRAVSSVYNRLSQSLFAVPVRDLNSMKAFRTEILREIPLRHDWHRFFVVLAHAEGYSVSEIDVELFPRRAGVAKYSGRSRVLVGVGDLVVVWFYLKFSRKPMQFFGGTGLAMIFLGLLVGLVTVVLRVGGWMPPFGYRPLLTLVALLETVGFLLFGFGFIAELIATLRAEIDDLRRISTR; from the coding sequence GTGAGCCAGCCCTCCGCCCTCCTCTCGCCGGACCGCCCCCCGCACGCCGCGGGGGGTGGCTCGCTTGCGCCCGTGGTCCCGGAGGCGCTCCGCCGCGACTTCGCCGTCCTAGTGCCCGCCTTCGACGAGGTGGACAACATCCCGGCGCTCTTCCGCGAGCTGCGGGAGACGTTCGCGCGCCATGGGCTAGCGGGCGAGATCATCCTGGTCGACGACGGCAGCAAGGACGGCACGTTCGAGGCCGCGCTTCGCGAGTCCGCCGGCATGGAGCGCGTGAAGGTCCTGCGCCATCGCCGCAACCGCGGGAAGACGGAGGCGATGGTCACCGGCGCGCACGCGGCCGAGGCGGAGTACCTGGTCCTCTTCGACGCCGACCTCCAGCACTCACCCGAGGAGATCCCGCGCTTCCTGGCGAAGCTGGGCGAGGGCTGGGACATCGTGACCGGCCGCAAGGTGGGCCAGTACGAGAAGCGCGCGGTCAGCTCCGTCTACAACCGCCTGTCGCAGTCGCTGTTCGCCGTGCCGGTGCGCGACCTGAACAGCATGAAGGCGTTCCGGACCGAGATCCTGCGCGAGATTCCGCTGCGGCACGACTGGCACCGCTTCTTCGTCGTCCTCGCCCACGCGGAAGGCTACAGCGTGAGCGAGATCGACGTCGAGCTGTTCCCGCGGCGGGCGGGCGTGGCCAAGTACAGCGGCCGCAGCCGTGTCCTCGTGGGCGTGGGCGACCTGGTCGTCGTCTGGTTCTACCTGAAGTTCAGCCGCAAGCCCATGCAGTTCTTCGGCGGCACCGGGCTGGCGATGATCTTCCTGGGCCTGCTCGTGGGCCTCGTCACCGTCGTGCTGCGCGTGGGGGGATGGATGCCGCCCTTCGGCTACCGGCCGCTGCTCACGCTGGTGGCGCTGCTGGAGACGGTGGGCTTCCTGCTGTTCGGCTTCGGTTTCATCGCCGAGCTGATCGCCACGCTGCGCGCCGAGATCGACGACCTGCGCCGCATCTCTACCCGCTGA
- a CDS encoding class I SAM-dependent methyltransferase, with protein MLGNTDRDWKSYGKNDPYYGVLSDDGYSRGRMDDEARRRFFESGAAHVDSIFAELRSQTGVDPAPARALDFGCGVGRLTIPLAGRCGEVVGVDISEAMLAEASRNASAAGVTNAEFVISDDALSAAEGSFDLVHSFIVFQHISPARGVRIFAAMLEKLRPGGLGVVHFTYAKDLPPVRRIAYGARRHLPFANRAANLVRGRPADAAFIQMNDYDLNRIFGMLQDHGCGRISVRLTDHGGFRGAVLFFQRVDLPSL; from the coding sequence ATGCTCGGCAACACCGACCGCGACTGGAAGAGCTACGGCAAGAACGACCCGTACTACGGCGTGCTCAGCGACGACGGCTACAGCCGCGGGCGCATGGACGACGAGGCGCGCCGCCGCTTCTTCGAGTCCGGCGCCGCGCACGTCGATTCCATCTTCGCCGAGCTGAGGTCGCAGACCGGCGTGGATCCCGCCCCCGCCCGCGCGCTGGACTTCGGCTGCGGCGTGGGCCGCCTCACCATCCCGCTCGCCGGTAGATGCGGCGAGGTCGTCGGCGTCGACATCTCCGAGGCGATGCTGGCGGAAGCCTCGCGCAACGCATCCGCCGCGGGCGTCACGAACGCGGAGTTCGTCATCTCGGACGACGCGCTTTCGGCGGCGGAGGGGAGCTTCGACCTGGTCCACTCGTTCATCGTCTTCCAGCACATCTCGCCCGCGCGCGGCGTCCGCATCTTCGCGGCGATGCTGGAGAAGCTGCGGCCAGGGGGCCTGGGCGTGGTGCACTTCACCTACGCCAAGGACCTGCCGCCGGTGCGGCGCATCGCGTACGGCGCGCGCAGGCACCTGCCGTTCGCGAACCGCGCCGCCAACCTGGTCCGCGGCCGCCCCGCCGACGCCGCGTTCATCCAGATGAACGACTACGACCTGAACCGCATCTTCGGGATGCTCCAGGACCACGGCTGCGGCCGCATCTCCGTGCGCCTCACCGACCACGGCGGCTTCCGCGGCGCCGTGCTCTTCTTCCAGCGCGTGGATTTGCCGTCGCTGTAG
- a CDS encoding LptA/OstA family protein, which produces MRMRSAVLAALALLLPAHAAAQDRLCRVVESRQAVSTGVQPSVVAYISGPLLVVCTQGEQLRADSAVVYQAANEVQLFGRVDFQDPTRSLTSNNATYNSQTGRLYATGNVVFTDKERGSTLRGPELEYYRAMAGRPDAQMIAPQRPHLTLVPKASPGQARRDPLEVDGDRVTTIGNKYMTAEGNAVIRGKNLDARSAEAFYDADQERLELRRDAKVKGEKFDLSGDFVEAQLREGKIQRVLSRNDAHLVSEKLRVDGPLITLFFADELLQRLVAGSGATAGPGSAVAAAPSASAPATPPLAGQPVSPPAVRPPTPAPATAPAAGSGVAQVASAQQRPAANATGFHLDADSIEAILPAQQLQRVIAIGRAHGEQWDTAQTRADSVRRAGVARDSARAASRDSVNARNARGRPRTAGRDTAAARQPADSAAVVRALAVRDRDVIDADTIIGFFVQVDTAKARPRAPADTTKRPEPKTELDRMLAMGSAHALYRMREKDANGQPKEPGLNYVIGDTIDLTFQSGEIDVAHVLGLQRGIYLGPTPPAKADSAAADSAAARRTANGARPAGTPPRRTPARAPGTPASPPATPPPALPAKRP; this is translated from the coding sequence ATGCGCATGCGCTCCGCCGTGCTCGCGGCTCTCGCCCTCCTGCTCCCCGCGCACGCGGCGGCGCAGGACCGGCTGTGCCGCGTGGTGGAGTCGCGCCAGGCGGTGTCCACCGGCGTGCAGCCCAGCGTGGTGGCCTACATCTCCGGCCCGCTGCTGGTGGTCTGCACGCAGGGCGAGCAGCTGCGGGCGGACAGCGCGGTGGTGTACCAGGCGGCCAACGAGGTGCAGCTCTTCGGGCGGGTGGACTTCCAGGACCCCACGCGCTCGCTCACGTCGAACAACGCCACGTACAACTCGCAGACGGGCCGCCTGTACGCCACCGGCAACGTGGTGTTCACCGACAAGGAGCGGGGATCGACTCTCCGCGGTCCGGAGCTGGAATACTACCGGGCGATGGCGGGCCGGCCGGACGCGCAGATGATCGCGCCGCAGCGCCCGCACCTCACGCTGGTGCCCAAGGCGTCTCCCGGCCAGGCGCGCCGCGACCCGCTGGAGGTGGACGGCGACCGGGTGACCACCATCGGCAACAAGTACATGACGGCCGAGGGCAACGCCGTGATCCGCGGCAAGAACCTGGACGCCCGCTCGGCCGAGGCGTTCTACGATGCGGACCAGGAGCGCCTGGAGCTGCGCCGCGACGCCAAGGTGAAGGGCGAGAAGTTCGACCTCTCCGGCGACTTCGTGGAGGCGCAGCTGCGCGAGGGGAAGATCCAGCGCGTGCTCTCCCGCAACGACGCGCACCTCGTGAGCGAGAAGCTGCGGGTGGACGGTCCGCTCATCACGCTCTTCTTCGCGGACGAGCTGCTGCAGCGCCTCGTCGCGGGCTCCGGCGCGACTGCAGGCCCCGGCTCGGCCGTCGCCGCGGCGCCGTCGGCTTCCGCTCCGGCGACTCCGCCCTTGGCGGGCCAGCCCGTCTCGCCCCCGGCCGTCCGTCCTCCGACGCCGGCTCCGGCCACGGCGCCCGCCGCGGGATCCGGCGTTGCGCAGGTCGCGTCCGCCCAGCAGCGCCCGGCGGCGAACGCGACCGGGTTCCACCTGGACGCGGACTCCATTGAGGCGATCCTGCCCGCGCAGCAGCTCCAGCGCGTGATCGCCATCGGCAGGGCGCACGGGGAGCAGTGGGACACGGCGCAGACGCGGGCGGATTCCGTCCGCCGCGCTGGCGTGGCGCGCGACTCCGCCCGCGCGGCGTCGCGCGACTCGGTCAACGCACGCAACGCACGCGGACGGCCGCGCACGGCGGGCCGCGACACGGCGGCGGCGCGCCAGCCCGCGGACTCCGCGGCGGTCGTGCGTGCGCTTGCCGTACGCGACCGCGACGTCATCGACGCCGACACCATCATCGGCTTCTTCGTGCAGGTCGACACCGCGAAGGCGCGGCCGCGGGCCCCCGCCGACACGACGAAGCGGCCCGAGCCGAAGACGGAGCTGGACCGCATGCTGGCGATGGGTTCGGCCCACGCGCTGTACCGCATGCGCGAGAAGGACGCGAACGGGCAGCCCAAGGAGCCGGGGCTCAACTACGTGATCGGCGACACCATAGACCTCACGTTCCAGTCCGGAGAGATCGACGTGGCGCACGTGCTGGGCTTGCAGCGTGGGATCTACCTGGGCCCCACGCCGCCCGCGAAGGCCGACTCCGCCGCGGCGGACAGCGCGGCCGCGCGGCGCACCGCCAACGGCGCCCGTCCCGCCGGCACTCCGCCCCGCCGCACGCCGGCTCGCGCGCCGGGAACGCCGGCCTCCCCGCCGGCCACGCCGCCGCCGGCCCTTCCCGCCAAGCGCCCATGA
- a CDS encoding KpsF/GutQ family sugar-phosphate isomerase produces MGGSASPVVPPFPADAGATDSTDGSSSSGAVSADSAASADAFPDDGIALKGEAMLARARQVIRMEAQAVAALEERIDASFAGAVELILASPGRVIVSGVGKSGIIARKIAATLTSTGTPAGFLHPVEALHGDLGMVGRDDVAILLSKSGESEELRGLVEYLGRMGVGVVAMTGRRGSSLGRNARFVLDCSVAEEACPHDLAPTSSTTAALAMGDALAVALLLRRGFGRDDFARFHPGGTLGRRLLLRVGDVMETESLPVLPPHATMRECVVLLAERRGTVAVADDERRLLGVVTTGDLTRLMEREEHFFPVAVSEVMTTQPRHTAPDELAATAVGVMERHGIMALPVLDAAGRVVGMAHLHDLMRAGAV; encoded by the coding sequence CGATGGGCGGCTCTGCATCTCCCGTCGTACCGCCATTCCCGGCAGATGCGGGAGCGACGGACTCCACGGACGGATCGTCGTCTTCCGGCGCGGTTTCAGCAGACAGCGCGGCTTCGGCGGATGCGTTTCCGGACGACGGCATCGCGCTGAAGGGCGAGGCGATGCTGGCGCGGGCGCGGCAGGTGATCCGCATGGAGGCGCAGGCGGTCGCGGCGCTCGAGGAGCGGATCGACGCGAGCTTCGCGGGCGCGGTGGAGCTGATCCTGGCGTCGCCGGGCCGAGTGATCGTGTCCGGGGTAGGAAAGAGCGGCATCATCGCACGGAAGATCGCGGCGACGCTCACCTCCACCGGCACGCCCGCGGGCTTCCTCCACCCGGTGGAGGCGCTGCACGGCGACCTGGGGATGGTGGGCCGCGACGACGTGGCGATCCTGCTCAGCAAGAGCGGCGAGAGCGAGGAGCTTCGCGGCCTGGTCGAATACCTGGGCCGCATGGGCGTGGGCGTGGTGGCGATGACGGGGCGGCGCGGCTCGTCGCTCGGGCGCAACGCGCGCTTCGTGCTGGACTGCTCGGTCGCCGAGGAGGCGTGCCCGCACGACCTGGCGCCCACCTCGTCCACCACCGCCGCGCTGGCGATGGGCGACGCACTCGCCGTCGCCCTGCTGCTGCGCCGCGGCTTCGGACGCGACGACTTCGCGCGATTCCACCCCGGCGGCACGCTGGGACGCCGCCTGCTGCTGCGGGTGGGCGACGTGATGGAGACCGAGTCGCTGCCAGTGCTTCCGCCACACGCGACCATGCGCGAGTGCGTGGTCCTCCTCGCCGAGCGCCGCGGCACCGTGGCCGTGGCGGACGACGAACGGCGGCTGCTGGGCGTTGTGACCACGGGCGACCTGACGCGCCTGATGGAGCGGGAAGAACACTTTTTCCCTGTCGCCGTATCGGAAGTGATGACCACACAGCCCCGCCACACCGCTCCCGACGAGCTTGCCGCCACCGCCGTGGGCGTGATGGAGCGCCACGGCATCATGGCGCTTCCCGTTCTGGACGCCGCCGGCCGCGTCGTGGGCATGGCGCACCTGCACGACCTGATGCGCGCCGGGGCGGTGTGA
- the rpoN gene encoding RNA polymerase factor sigma-54, translated as MKTGLYQGTTLKQEMKINPRLYQAMDLLYMPLLDLQQHLKQELLNNPFLDMVEGEVEEMVEKEEKEEKDDDEIDWEEILLNGFETGGRREEYEEREYYEPVSVATRELGDHLHDQLTLLRMSDRELLLGEELIGNVSDEGYLVCPLPEIVTRLNEFLEDSGEEWSQGSGDLRPYTQDEADRMLRVIQAFDPAGIAARDLRECILLQLRDSVVQELVKSEGEGEPPEEEVQARLAGSLAYRIVDEYFEQLINHRWSEISKELSITPRDVQNAADEVAKLDPKPGLKYSNHGDNYIIPDLIVEKIDGEYLVFLNDTSLPRLKLSRTYREIAKDKKKFAGENKEFISNKLNSANWMIQAIEQRRQTMLKVMNFIVDRQRDFFEKGVQFLKPLTLREVAEVIDMHESTVSRVTNEKYVQTPRGVFPLKFFFSSGLSTTSGEDVSARGIKAQIEKLVSDEEAGHPLTDQAIVNILKDEGIQIARRTVAKYRDQLGILSARMRKRV; from the coding sequence ATGAAGACGGGCCTCTATCAGGGAACGACCCTCAAGCAGGAGATGAAGATCAATCCGCGCCTGTACCAGGCGATGGATCTCCTGTACATGCCCCTCCTGGACCTGCAGCAGCACCTGAAGCAGGAGCTCCTCAACAACCCCTTCCTCGACATGGTGGAGGGCGAGGTCGAGGAGATGGTGGAGAAGGAGGAGAAGGAAGAGAAGGACGACGACGAGATCGACTGGGAAGAGATCCTGCTGAACGGCTTCGAGACCGGCGGCCGGCGCGAGGAGTACGAAGAGCGCGAGTACTACGAGCCGGTGTCGGTGGCCACGCGCGAGCTGGGCGACCACCTGCACGACCAGCTCACGCTGCTGCGCATGAGTGACCGCGAGCTGCTGCTGGGCGAGGAGCTGATCGGCAACGTGAGCGACGAGGGCTACCTCGTGTGCCCCCTCCCCGAGATCGTCACGCGGCTCAACGAGTTCCTGGAGGACAGCGGCGAGGAGTGGTCGCAGGGCAGCGGCGACCTGCGCCCGTACACCCAGGACGAGGCCGACCGCATGCTGCGGGTGATCCAGGCCTTCGACCCGGCTGGCATCGCCGCGCGCGACCTGCGCGAGTGCATCCTGCTCCAGCTGCGCGACTCGGTCGTGCAGGAGCTGGTGAAGAGCGAGGGCGAAGGGGAGCCGCCGGAAGAGGAGGTGCAGGCGCGCCTGGCCGGCAGCCTCGCGTACCGCATCGTGGACGAGTACTTCGAGCAGCTCATCAACCACCGCTGGTCCGAGATCTCGAAGGAGCTCTCCATCACGCCGCGCGACGTGCAGAACGCGGCCGACGAGGTGGCGAAGCTGGATCCCAAGCCGGGGCTCAAGTACAGCAACCACGGCGACAACTACATCATCCCCGACCTGATCGTGGAGAAGATCGACGGCGAGTACCTGGTCTTCCTGAACGACACGTCGCTGCCGCGCCTGAAGCTGTCGCGCACCTACCGCGAGATCGCAAAGGACAAGAAGAAGTTCGCGGGCGAGAACAAGGAGTTCATCTCCAACAAGCTCAACTCGGCGAACTGGATGATCCAGGCCATCGAGCAGCGCCGGCAGACCATGCTGAAGGTGATGAACTTCATCGTGGACCGGCAGCGCGACTTCTTCGAGAAGGGCGTGCAGTTCCTCAAGCCGCTCACGCTGCGCGAGGTGGCCGAGGTGATCGACATGCACGAATCGACCGTGTCGCGCGTGACCAACGAGAAGTACGTGCAGACGCCGCGCGGCGTGTTCCCGCTCAAGTTCTTCTTCTCGTCCGGCCTGTCCACGACCAGCGGCGAGGACGTCTCCGCCCGCGGCATCAAGGCGCAGATCGAGAAGCTGGTCTCGGACGAGGAGGCGGGGCACCCGCTCACCGACCAGGCCATCGTGAACATCCTCAAGGACGAGGGCATCCAGATCGCGCGCCGCACGGTGGCGAAGTACCGCGACCAGCTGGGCATCCTCTCCGCCCGCATGCGCAAGCGCGTGTGA
- the lptC gene encoding LPS export ABC transporter periplasmic protein LptC — protein sequence MRISRVISVLAAAALLGACKQKPTPPTAVAGAEVGADMIIYGLRHKVTTDGVRKADLYGDTAVTKPNSTTWDLKGVRLSFFDENGKQTGALTSRTGQYDVQTGMMIARGNAVLVLQNGPKGPRTIRTDELHYEQKADRIWSEKATSMEEAGQTYRGTSFTSDTHFQNVTVKQLSTSNIQTKGGGVTF from the coding sequence ATGCGCATCTCCCGTGTCATCTCCGTCCTCGCCGCCGCCGCGCTGCTGGGCGCGTGCAAGCAGAAGCCGACGCCGCCCACCGCGGTCGCCGGCGCCGAGGTGGGCGCGGACATGATCATCTACGGCCTGCGCCACAAGGTGACGACCGACGGGGTGCGCAAGGCCGACCTGTACGGCGACACGGCGGTCACCAAGCCCAACAGCACCACGTGGGACCTGAAGGGCGTGCGCCTCTCGTTCTTCGACGAGAACGGCAAGCAGACCGGGGCGCTCACCTCGCGCACGGGCCAGTACGACGTGCAGACGGGGATGATGATCGCGCGCGGCAACGCGGTGCTGGTGCTGCAGAACGGACCCAAGGGCCCGCGCACCATCCGCACCGACGAGCTTCACTACGAGCAGAAGGCCGACCGCATCTGGAGCGAGAAGGCGACCAGCATGGAAGAGGCGGGGCAGACGTACCGCGGCACCAGCTTCACCTCCGACACGCACTTCCAGAACGTGACCGTGAAGCAGCTCAGCACCAGCAACATCCAGACGAAGGGCGGGGGGGTCACCTTCTGA
- a CDS encoding GreA/GreB family elongation factor, with protein MLEELKNKLAEEIETLTHELQVTLPRAIQKAVEHGDLKENSEYKSALERQQFVQARLNQLTKRAGELSKIDLTDVPADRVGFGSRVTVVDMRTRDEETYTLVFGDYIDLDGGQISVASPLGQTLMGKKKGDQVSLQLPRGERKLKIKDLVTLPQMVESKSGE; from the coding sequence ATGCTCGAAGAACTGAAGAACAAGCTCGCGGAAGAGATCGAGACGCTCACGCACGAGCTGCAGGTCACCCTTCCGCGCGCAATCCAGAAGGCCGTGGAGCACGGTGACCTGAAGGAGAACAGCGAATACAAGTCGGCGCTCGAGCGGCAGCAGTTCGTGCAGGCTCGGCTCAACCAGCTCACCAAGCGCGCCGGCGAGCTGTCGAAGATCGACCTCACCGACGTGCCGGCGGACCGCGTGGGCTTCGGGTCGCGCGTGACGGTGGTGGACATGCGCACGCGCGACGAGGAGACGTACACGCTCGTCTTCGGCGACTACATCGACCTGGACGGCGGGCAGATCTCCGTGGCGTCCCCTCTGGGGCAGACGCTGATGGGCAAGAAGAAGGGCGACCAGGTGTCGCTCCAGCTTCCCCGTGGCGAACGCAAGCTGAAGATCAAGGATCTCGTCACCCTCCCGCAGATGGTGGAGAGCAAGAGCGGGGAGTAA
- the lptB gene encoding LPS export ABC transporter ATP-binding protein — MSDRARLEELAARTPAADVSTLIALRALVSRADAGGVVDRATWLTALREEYRRWYDSAAGHDGAPGTGQLAVFPEADTLRYLDECVVRHFSADGVIEPVSSNGGAGVRPDREHVGWDAVRLAPWALAGDGDRDEALSVLDRRIRAILNDRHRPAGAPHVTPPAAISAAAHPPTDTHLPVDAHLPTAEHHPSDAHPSIDGYSSADADLSSAYSSDDAYHPSETTALAGGDAAAETLVAGEAFHDEAHAEASTGAGAPATVSVQHGQGEVAVGGDTLRATGLVKIYRKRRVVNDVDLHVSQGEIVGLLGPNGAGKTTSFYMMVGLIAPDRGKVSLGERDLTGVPMYRRARAGIGYLSQEPSIFRKLTVEENVLAVLQMLSLSKAEQRARLEQLLDELSIKHLRKSYAYALSGGERRRLEITRALVGRPKFMLLDEPFAGVDPIAVHDIQQIVASLRERNIGVLISDHNVEQTLDIVDRAYIMYDGKVRVSGTVSELVWNDEVAEIYLGPTLTARMRERYSNPGQE; from the coding sequence ATGAGCGACCGCGCCCGCCTGGAAGAGCTGGCCGCCCGCACCCCCGCGGCCGACGTGAGCACCCTTATCGCCCTGCGCGCGCTGGTGTCTCGCGCCGACGCGGGCGGCGTGGTGGACCGCGCGACGTGGCTCACGGCGCTGCGCGAGGAGTACCGCCGCTGGTACGACTCCGCCGCGGGGCACGACGGCGCGCCCGGGACGGGCCAGCTCGCCGTCTTCCCCGAAGCGGACACGCTGCGCTACCTGGACGAGTGCGTGGTCCGCCACTTCTCGGCAGACGGCGTGATCGAGCCCGTGTCGTCCAATGGCGGTGCGGGAGTGCGGCCGGACCGCGAGCACGTGGGATGGGACGCGGTGCGCCTCGCCCCGTGGGCCCTCGCCGGCGACGGAGACCGCGACGAGGCGCTGTCCGTCCTCGACCGCCGCATCCGCGCGATCCTGAACGACCGCCATCGCCCCGCCGGCGCGCCGCACGTCACACCCCCCGCCGCGATCTCGGCGGCCGCGCATCCACCGACCGACACACATCTCCCCGTGGACGCGCATCTGCCGACCGCCGAGCATCACCCGTCCGACGCTCATCCGTCGATAGATGGCTATTCATCCGCCGACGCGGATTTGTCGTCCGCCTACTCGTCGGACGATGCGTATCATCCGTCCGAGACCACCGCGCTCGCCGGCGGAGACGCGGCTGCCGAGACGCTGGTGGCGGGCGAGGCGTTCCACGACGAGGCGCATGCGGAGGCGTCCACTGGCGCGGGCGCTCCGGCTACGGTATCGGTTCAGCACGGGCAGGGCGAGGTGGCCGTGGGCGGCGACACGCTGCGGGCGACCGGGCTGGTGAAGATCTACCGCAAGCGGCGCGTGGTGAACGACGTGGACCTGCACGTCTCGCAGGGCGAGATCGTGGGCCTGCTAGGTCCCAACGGGGCGGGGAAGACCACCTCGTTCTACATGATGGTGGGCCTTATCGCGCCGGACCGCGGCAAGGTGAGCCTGGGCGAGCGCGACCTGACCGGCGTGCCGATGTACCGCCGGGCGCGCGCCGGCATCGGCTACCTCTCGCAGGAGCCCTCCATCTTCCGCAAGCTGACGGTGGAGGAGAACGTCCTGGCCGTGCTGCAGATGCTCAGCCTCTCCAAGGCCGAGCAGCGCGCCCGCCTGGAGCAGCTGCTCGACGAGCTGAGCATCAAACATCTGCGCAAGTCGTACGCGTATGCGCTCTCGGGCGGCGAGCGGCGGCGGCTGGAGATCACGCGGGCGCTCGTGGGCCGGCCCAAGTTCATGCTGCTCGACGAGCCGTTCGCGGGCGTGGACCCCATCGCCGTGCACGACATCCAGCAGATCGTGGCCAGCTTGCGGGAGCGCAACATCGGGGTGCTGATCTCGGACCACAACGTGGAGCAGACGCTCGACATCGTGGACCGGGCCTACATCATGTACGACGGGAAGGTGCGCGTGTCCGGCACCGTCTCGGAGCTGGTCTGGAACGACGAGGTGGCCGAGATCTACCTGGGCCCCACGCTGACCGCACGGATGCGGGAGAGGTATTCCAATCCTGGACAGGAATAA